In Doryrhamphus excisus isolate RoL2022-K1 chromosome 21, RoL_Dexc_1.0, whole genome shotgun sequence, a single genomic region encodes these proteins:
- the gpr12 gene encoding G-protein coupled receptor 12, whose amino-acid sequence MSQDPPATPGWLTPDPTAWASGGGGPTDNASTPGTFPLEESLSPRQLPLLVNPWDVVLCTSGTLIACENALVVLVIWQNPALRAPMFLLIGSLALADLLAGLGLVLHFTCAYLLQSDSAQLLTVGLVVASFSASVFSLLAITIDRYLSLYYALTYNSERTAAFTYTMLVLLWGLSLCLGLLPVTGVNCLAEEATCSVVRPLTKNNIAVLSVSFLLLFGLMLQLYVQICKIVMRHAHQIALQHHFLAATPHYVTTRKGVSTLAIILGTFAACWMPFTVYSLIADYTYPPLYTYATLVPATYNSVINPVIYAFRNQEIQKALWLVCCGCVPASVAQRARTPSDV is encoded by the coding sequence ATGAGCCAAGATCCACCGGCCACCCCCGGCTGGCTCACCCCTGACCCCACAGCCTGGGCCAGCGGAGGAGGGGGCCCCACGGATAACGCCAGCACCCCGGGGACGTTCCCCCTGGAGGAGTCCCTGTCGCCTCGCCAGCTGCCCCTGCTGGTCAACCCGTGGGACGTGGTCCTGTGCACGTCGGGGACCCTGATCGCCTGCGAGAACGCTCTGGTGGTCCTGGTGATCTGGCAGAACCCGGCGCTGCGGGCCCCCATGTTCCTGCTGATCGGCAGCCTGGCTCTGGCCGACCTGCTGGCCGGACTGGGCCTGGTGCTGCACTTCACCTGCGCCTACCTGCTGCAGTCCGACTCGGCGCAGCTGCTGACGGTGGGCCTGGTGGTGGCGTCCTTCTCGGCCTCCGTCTTCAGCCTGCTGGCCATCACCATCGACCGCTACCTGTCGCTCTACTACGCCCTGACGTACAACTCTGAGCGCACGGCGGCGTTCACCTACACCATGCTGGTGCTGCTGTGGGGTCTGTCGCTGTGCCTGGGCCTGCTGCCCGTCACTGGCGTCAACTGCCTGGCGGAGGAGGCCACGTGCAGCGTGGTGCGCCCGCTGACCAAGAACAACATCGCCGTGCTGTCCgtctccttcctgctgctcTTCGGCCTCATGCTGCAGCTCTACGTGCAGATCTGCAAGATCGTGATGCGCCACGCCCACCAGATCGCCCTGCAGCACCACTTCCTGGCCGCCACGCCGCACTACGTCACCACGCGGAAGGGCGTGTCCACGCTGGCCATCATCCTGGGGACCTTCGCCGCCTGCTGGATGCCCTTCACCGTGTACTCCCTCATCGCCGACTACACGTACCCGCCGCTGTACACCTACGCCACGCTGGTGCCCGCCACCTACAACTCGGTCATCAACCCCGTCATCTACGCCTTCCGGAACCAGGAGATCCAGAAGGCGCTGTGGCTGGTGTGCTGCGGTTGCGTGCCCGCCAGTGTGGCCCAGCGGGCCCGGACTCCCAGCGACGTCTGA
- the wasf3b gene encoding wiskott-Aldrich syndrome protein family member 3b, producing MPLVKRNIDPRHLCRGELPEGIGSELECVMNNTLSAIIRQLSSLSKHAEDIFGELFNEANTFYLRANSLQDRIDRLAVKVTQLDSTVEEVSLQDINMRKAFKSSTTQDQQVVSKSSVPNPVKEMYNLSDKPPPLSILSSYRDDHKEALKFYTDPSYFFDLWKEKMLQDTEDKRKEKRKQKEQKRCVDGTLQREVKKVRKARNRRQEWNMMALDKELRPDHRHTIHRDRGASSEGSMSPENRGHGGDLHHYPNAMNHAGHAHTYSGPPPSALAAQMAAGHAARGGSEHDNRSRSMAYQGGTLGRAHHHQVPLPPPPAEAMNGGSVSLPPMDYSMDGYANTGPPPPPPAPLIPSAQTAFASPPGGPMSPGPVIGGGVYSPPLPPVSGGQAAPPPPGPPPPLLPAGASHSHKMSSAVPVESSVVNDARSDLLAAIRMGIQLKKVQEQQEQQAKREPVGNDVATILSRRIAVEYSDSEDDSELEDNDWSD from the exons GCAAACACGCGGAGGACATATTTGGCGAGCTGTTCAACGAGGCCAACACCTTCTACCTGCGTGCCAACTCTCTCCAGGACCGCATTGACCGGCTGGCCGTCAAGGTCACGCAGCTGGACTCCACCGTGGAGGAAG TTTCCCTGCAGGATATCAACATGCGGAAAGCCTTCAAGAGCTCTACCACTCAGGACCAGCAGGTGGTGTCCAAGAGCAGCGTGCCCAATCCCGTCAAGGAGATGTATAACTTGAGTGACAAGCCTCCGCCGCTCAGCATCCTCTCATCTTATAG GGATGACCACAAGGAAGCACTCAAGTTCTACACCGACCCCTCTTACTTCTTTGACCTGTGGAAGGAGAAGATGCTGCAGGACACGGAGGACAAGAGGAAGGAGAAGAGGAAGCAGAAG GAGCAGAAGCGCTGTGTGGATGGAACCTTGCAGAGGGAGGTGAAGAAGGTCAGGAAGGCCCGGAACCGCAGACAGGAGTGGAACATGATGGCTCTAGATAAGGAGCTGAGGCCGGACCACCGTCACACCATACACAGAGACCGAGGGGCCTCCTCCGAGGGCTCCATGTCTCCAGAAAACAG GGGACACGGAGGAGACCTGCACCACTATCCCAACGCCATGAACCACGCTGGCCACGCTCACACCTACTCGGGCCCACCGCCCAGCGCTCTGGCTGCACAGATGGCCGCCGGACACGCCGCTCGCGGGGGAAGCGAGCACGATAACAGGAGCAGGTCCATGGCTTATCAGGGGGGCACGCTGGGCCGCGCTCACCACCACCAAGTCCCGCTGCCTCCTCCACCTGCCGAAGCGATGAACGGGGGCTCGGTGTCCCTCCCACCGATGGACTATAG CATGGATGGTTATGCCAACACAGGACCGCCGCCCCCACCCCCGGCCCCTCTCATCCCCTCCGCCCAAACGGCCTTTGCCTCGCCACCTGGAGGACCCATGTCACCCGGGCCAGTGATTGGCGGCGGGGTCTACTCTCCGCCTCTACCACCTGTATCCGGCGGTCAGGCTGCCCCACCGCCTCCAGGGCCCCCGCCGCCTCTTCTCCCAGCCGGTGCCTCCCACTCCCACAAGATGTCCTCGGCCGTGCCCGTGGAGAGCAGCGTGGTTAATGATGCTCGCAGTGATCTGCTGGCGGCCATTCGTATGG GCATTCAACTGAAGAAGGTGCaggagcagcaggagcagcaggCCAAGAGGGAGCCGGTGGGGAACGACGTGGCCACCATCCTGTCGCGCCGCATCGCCGTGGAATACTCCGATTCCGAGGATGACTCGGAGCTGGAGGACAACGACTGGTCCGACTGA